From Candidatus Denitrolinea symbiosum:
AGCGAGATCTACGTAATGGACGCGGACGGCTCGAACCTCGTCCAACTTACGGACAACGGCGGCTACGACGGCCGTCCGCGCTGGTCGCCCGACGGGAAAAGCCTATCCTTCGAGACCGACCGGGGCGGCGGCAATTGGAACATCTGGCTGATGAACGCCGACGGGAGCCGCCCGCGCGCCGTCACCCCGGACGAAAGCGGCAACAACTGGATGCAGTTCTGGTCGCCGGACGGGAACTGGCTAGTCTTCGTCTCCGACCGCGACGGGAACAGCGAACTGTACATCATCAACATCAACAGCCGCGAGCAACAGCGTCTCACCGACAGCGACTCGGCCGACGAAGCCCCGGTCTGGATCCCGTGACGAAACTTTTCCCGCCTCCAAACGTAAGATAAGCAGAAATAAGGAGAAGGCGTGAACGAGGAACAAACCTGGGTTTCCCAGGCGCAACGCGGCGACGACCAGGCTTTCACGCACTTGGTGGAAACCTACCAGAAGCCGGTCTACAACCTGTGTTATCGGATGCTCGGCGAGCCTGAATCGGCGGAGGACGCCGCCCAGGAGACCTTCCTGCGCGCCTACCAGCACCTCGGGCGTTACGACGCGCAGCGCTCCTTCGCCACCTGGCTGCTATCCATCGCGGCGCACTACTGCATAGACCGGCTCCGCCGCCGCAGGTTGCCCACCTTCTCGATAGACGAAGAGACCGACGACGCGCCCGCCTTCGAAATTCCCGACGCCGACGCGCCCAACCCCGAACGCGAATCCGTGCGGCGCGAAGAACGGGAAAAAATTCACGGCCTGCTCGCTTCGCTCGCCCCCGTGGACCGCGCCGCCATCGTCATGCGTTACTGGCACGACGCCTCGGAAACCGAGATCGCCGAGAGCCTCGGGTTGACCGTCAGCGCGGTAAAAAGCCGCCTGCACCGCGCCCGCCTCGCCCTCGGTCAACGCTGGGAAGAAACATCCACGAAACAAGGAACGAAAAGGAGGCCCCATGAATCACCGGCCTTTTGAAGACTGGCTGGCGGACGACCAACCGCTCGACCCCGAACAGAAACGCGAACTTCAAACCCACTTGCAGGGCTGTCTCCATTGCGCCGCGCTCGCGGAGACGACCCTCCAACTGCGCTCCGCGAAAATGGCCGCCCCCGCGGCGGGATTCACGGCGCGCTTCCAGCGGCGGCTGGCCGCGCAGCGCGCGGCCGAACGGCGCAGCCGCTTCATCGGCATTTTGATTCTGGCGGCAGGCGGACTTGGGCTGGCAGGCTTGGCGCTGGCCCCGTTCGCGATCCAGTTCCTGGCCTCCCCCTCCGGCTGGATCACGGCCGTCGTCATGTTTTTCCTATCCCTGATGGAAATGGCGCGGGCCGTCGGCCTCATCGGTTCGATCTTCCTGCGCGTCCTGCCGGGCTTCATCCCGCCCTTCGGTTGGATGGTCATCCTCTCCGCGCTGGGCGGATTCGCCCTGCTGTGGAGCGTCTCTCTTTGGCGATTTACCCGTTTTGTGAAAGGAGCGTGAACAATGAAGCACGCAGCCAAACTCTTGACCCTTCTCGCTCTTCTGGCGCTGACGTTCATCCCGACCGCGTCGGCCCGCGCGCTCGGACCGCTCGACAGCGGCCCCGTCATCTTCGGCGGGAACTACGTCCTCAAGAGCGGCGACACGCTGGACGGCGACCTCGTCGTCTTCGGCGGGAACGCCTCCATCGAAGCGGACGCGCTCGTGAAAGGGAGCATCGTCATCTTCGGCGGAAACATTCGGCTGGACGGCGCGTTGACGGGCGACCTGGTCCTCATCGGCGGGGCGGGGTCGCTGGGCGAAGAGGCCGTGGTGAAAGGCGACCTGGTGACGGTGGGCGGCTCGGTCAACCGCGCCGAGGGAGCGCGCGTCGAGGGACAGACCCGCAACGAAGGCGCCATCGAGATCCCCATCCCGCAGATCCCGAAGGCGACCGCCCTCCCCGACAAGCCGGTCCCGACGACCCCGTCTGTGGCTGGTCCCAAATTCGACTTCGACCCGTTCGGCTCGGCGTTCGGCGTGCTGGGACAGGCGATCTTCATCGCCGCGCTGGCGATGGCGCTTTCGCTGTTCATGCGCCCGCAGATGGAGCGCGTCGCGGACGAATTGGTCCGCCAGCCGTTGACGGCGGCAGGCGTGGGCTTGTTGACCGCGCTCGTCTCGCCGGTGGCGGTCGTGCTTATGATCCTGACCGTCATCCTCATCCTGGCTATACCGTTCTTTGCGCTGGCGTTGGCGCTGGCCTGGCTGTTCGGACTGGTCTCCATCGGCATGGAGGCGGGAGAGCGCTTCAGCCGCGCGGTGGGACAGAACTGGCCGCCGGTGTTGACGGCCGGGTTCGGCGCCTTCCTGATGACGCTCGTCGTCCAGGGCATCGGGCTCATCCCCTGCGTCGGCTGGCTGGTCCCGTTCTTCGTCGGCGCGGCGGGAATCGGCGCGGTGACGCTGACCCTGCTCGAGGCGAGGAAACGGCCGAGGGCGGCCGCGCCCGCGCCGGGTCTGGATGAACCGCTGCCCCCGGCGTCGTGACCGTCCGTTGTGTTAGAATCCGACCTGCTCCGAAAAAGTCGCGGGGCAGGTTTTTTTATCTCTCTGAAAGGCTCCCGCATGTCCCCCAAAAAAGATTCATGGAACACGCCCATCCACGCCGCCCCGCCGCCGATCATCCGCATCTCCGGCGCGCACCGCGAAATGGGACGGCAATTCGGCGAGGCCGCCAAAAGGCAGATCACGCACAGCATTGGCAACGCCAAGGTCCTGCTGGAACAGGCCTACTCCGAACTCGCGCTCACCTGGGAGGGCGCGCAGATCCAGGCGCGCAAGTTCATCCCGTTCGCGCAGGAAAAATATCCGCAATATGTGGACGAGATCCAGGGCATGGCTGAGGGCGCGAAGGTGTCGTTCGACGACCTGTGCGTGCTGCACGCCATGGAAGCCGTGACGATGGACGCGCTCCATCTTTCGCGCTGCACCAGTTTCGCGGTGAACGAACAGCGCACGGCAGACGGTCACGTGCTGGGCGCGCACAACGAAGACTGGCTGCCCGAAGACGAGGACGACGTGATGGTGATCCACGCCACGCCAAAGGACGAGCCGCCGTATCTCGCCATGACGTACGGCGGGTTGCTGCCCAACATCGGGTTCAACGCCTACGGGATCGCGCAGTTCTGCGACTCGGTCTACCCCAACGATTCGCGCATCGGCATCCCGCGCATCCTCGTTTCGCGCGCGGTGCTGGCCGCGAAGACGCCCGGCGAAGCGATCCGCGCCGCGCTCGTGCCGCACCGCGCCGCGGGATACAACCATCTCATCGTCCATGAAAGCGGAGAGATCTACAGCG
This genomic window contains:
- a CDS encoding RNA polymerase sigma factor SigW, which produces MNEEQTWVSQAQRGDDQAFTHLVETYQKPVYNLCYRMLGEPESAEDAAQETFLRAYQHLGRYDAQRSFATWLLSIAAHYCIDRLRRRRLPTFSIDEETDDAPAFEIPDADAPNPERESVRREEREKIHGLLASLAPVDRAAIVMRYWHDASETEIAESLGLTVSAVKSRLHRARLALGQRWEETSTKQGTKRRPHESPAF